One stretch of Candidatus Methylomirabilota bacterium DNA includes these proteins:
- a CDS encoding transposase, producing the protein MICFDEWGPLELKPLGGLAWGRRRRAQRMRATYHRRKGTEQFLGFYDVHADCLSGLFRRRKRIVEVSEAFRRLRACYPRKRLFVIMDNLHNVHDHPRFLALLRRLHIHPVPTPTDASWLNAIEAHFGVTKRATLTGSDDRDHVPRRRRIYRYLRYRNRRVGQQQHPLTRIRSIGPIKLDRH; encoded by the coding sequence TGGGCGGGCTCGCCTGGGGACGTCGTCGCCGGGCGCAACGCATGCGGGCTACCTATCACCGCCGCAAAGGCACCGAGCAGTTCCTCGGCTTCTACGATGTCCATGCCGACTGCTTGAGCGGCCTGTTCCGGCGGCGCAAACGGATCGTCGAGGTGAGCGAGGCCTTTCGGCGGCTGCGCGCCTGCTACCCGCGCAAGCGCCTCTTCGTCATTATGGATAACCTGCACAACGTCCATGATCATCCGCGCTTCTTGGCGCTGCTCCGGCGTCTGCACATCCACCCGGTCCCCACGCCCACCGACGCCTCCTGGCTCAATGCCATCGAAGCGCACTTCGGGGTCACGAAGCGGGCCACCCTCACCGGCTCGGACGACCGCGACCATGTCCCCCGTCGGCGCCGCATCTACCGCTACCTCCGCTACCGCAACCGCCGAGTCGGCCAGCAGCAGCATCCCTTGACTCGCATCCGTTCAATTGGCCCGATCAAGTTGGATCGGCACTAG